ATTACCGCTGAGCAGATTACCAAGGGTCACCACATGGGTCGCCCCATCCGCTTCCAGTGCCTTGGTGATTGCCGTGATCAAGACCCCATCCACATACATCCGCAGCGTGTTGGTGCTGTCCGCAAACGTCACCGCCACATGGTGCCAGTTCGTGTCCGCGATGGTGCTCGCAAGGGTGTCCCCGGTGCTAAATGATCCGAACACCAACTGATTGTTCGCGTTAAAGTACAGCTCTTTACAGCCAACAACCCAGGTCGTTGCATCACATTTGCTCAGCAGATGCCGTTGGCCGCCGCCCAGTCCGTTACGCTTGACCCAGAGTTCAATCGTG
This sequence is a window from Nitrospira sp.. Protein-coding genes within it:
- a CDS encoding LamG domain-containing protein, yielding TIELWVKRNGLGGGQRHLLSKCDATTWVVGCKELYFNANNQLVFGSFSTGDTLASTIADTNWHHVAVTFADSTNTLRMYVDGVLITAITKALEADGATHVVTLGNLLSGNPFSGQLDELRIYNRVLTLTEIQTDRATPLSP